In a single window of the Methanolobus psychrophilus R15 genome:
- a CDS encoding Arsenical resistance operon trans-acting repressor ArsD has product MVKMIIFDPAMCCSTGLCGPVIDPDLLRLSTAINNLQKKGIDIKRHNLSNDPQAFVDNKIINTILDREGVDVLPVTIVDDEVVKTKKYPTNEELVSFLDLPENYLRSSGVPANKD; this is encoded by the coding sequence ATGGTGAAAATGATCATTTTTGATCCTGCAATGTGTTGTTCTACAGGTTTGTGCGGGCCTGTTATAGACCCGGATCTTTTGAGACTGTCAACAGCAATAAACAATCTGCAAAAAAAGGGAATCGATATTAAAAGACATAATCTCAGCAATGATCCGCAGGCTTTTGTAGATAACAAGATTATCAATACAATACTGGATCGAGAGGGAGTCGATGTGCTACCTGTGACTATTGTTGATGATGAAGTGGTCAAGACAAAGAAATATCCTACAAACGAGGAACTGGTAAGTTTTTTGGATCTGCCTGAAAACTACTTAAGGTCTTCAGGAGTACCTGCCAACAAGGATTGA